One Dasypus novemcinctus isolate mDasNov1 chromosome 1, mDasNov1.1.hap2, whole genome shotgun sequence genomic window carries:
- the HELT gene encoding hairy and enhancer of split-related protein HELT isoform X1, which yields MSLCSQRTPVSHKVIEKRRRDRINRCLNELGKTVPMALAKQSSGKLEKAEILEMTVQYLRALHSADFPRGREKAELLTEFANYFHYGYHECMKNLVHYLTTVERMETKDTKYARILAFLQSKARLGPEQGLPPRASLPEPDFYPLHPAGPELAGPGPAEATGFPQSATPGPLPWAHGAARGPALPYLPSAPVPLASPAQPHSPFLAQVQGLDRHYLTLLSHSHPSALGLHTPQHPPVL from the exons ATGAGCCTCTGTTCGCAGAGAACCCCTGTTTCCCACAAAGTGATAGAAAAACGGAGGAGGGACCGGATCAACCGCTGCCTGAACGAGCTGGGCAAGACGGTGCCCATGGCCCTAGCCAAGCAG AGTTCCGGGAAGTTGGAGAAGGCGGAGATCCTCGAGATGACGGTTCAATACCTGAGAGCCCTGCACTCCGCCGATTTCCCCCGAGGCAGGGAAAAAG caGAACTTTTAACCGAGTTTGCCAACTATTTCCACTACGGCTACCACGAGTGCATGAAAAACCTGGTGCATTACCTCACCACGGTGGAGCGGATGGAGACCAAGGACACCAAGTACGCTCGTATCCTCGCTTTCCTGCAGTCCAAGGCCCGCCTGGGCCCCGAGCAGGGCCTCCCTCCGCGGGCTTCGCTCCCGGAGCCGGACTTCTACCCGCTGCATCCGGCCGGGCCGGAGCTCGCGGGCCCCGGCCCGGCTGAGGCCACCGGGTTTCCGCAGAGCGCGACCCCCGGGCCCCTGCCTTGGGCGCACGGCGCCGCCCGCGGCCCGGCGCTGCCCTATCTGCCCAGCGCGCCGGTGCCCCTCGCGAGCCCCGCGCAACCTCACAGCCCCTTCCTGGCGCAGGTGCAAGGCCTGGACCGCCACTACCTCACCCTGCTCAGCCACTCGCACCCCAGCGCCCTCGGCCTGCACACGCCCCAGCACCCTCCCGTGCTCTGA
- the HELT gene encoding hairy and enhancer of split-related protein HELT isoform X2 has translation MSLCSQRTPVSHKVIEKRRRDRINRCLNELGKTVPMALAKQSSGKLEKAEILEMTVQYLRALHSADFPRGREKELLTEFANYFHYGYHECMKNLVHYLTTVERMETKDTKYARILAFLQSKARLGPEQGLPPRASLPEPDFYPLHPAGPELAGPGPAEATGFPQSATPGPLPWAHGAARGPALPYLPSAPVPLASPAQPHSPFLAQVQGLDRHYLTLLSHSHPSALGLHTPQHPPVL, from the exons ATGAGCCTCTGTTCGCAGAGAACCCCTGTTTCCCACAAAGTGATAGAAAAACGGAGGAGGGACCGGATCAACCGCTGCCTGAACGAGCTGGGCAAGACGGTGCCCATGGCCCTAGCCAAGCAG AGTTCCGGGAAGTTGGAGAAGGCGGAGATCCTCGAGATGACGGTTCAATACCTGAGAGCCCTGCACTCCGCCGATTTCCCCCGAGGCAGGGAAAAAG AACTTTTAACCGAGTTTGCCAACTATTTCCACTACGGCTACCACGAGTGCATGAAAAACCTGGTGCATTACCTCACCACGGTGGAGCGGATGGAGACCAAGGACACCAAGTACGCTCGTATCCTCGCTTTCCTGCAGTCCAAGGCCCGCCTGGGCCCCGAGCAGGGCCTCCCTCCGCGGGCTTCGCTCCCGGAGCCGGACTTCTACCCGCTGCATCCGGCCGGGCCGGAGCTCGCGGGCCCCGGCCCGGCTGAGGCCACCGGGTTTCCGCAGAGCGCGACCCCCGGGCCCCTGCCTTGGGCGCACGGCGCCGCCCGCGGCCCGGCGCTGCCCTATCTGCCCAGCGCGCCGGTGCCCCTCGCGAGCCCCGCGCAACCTCACAGCCCCTTCCTGGCGCAGGTGCAAGGCCTGGACCGCCACTACCTCACCCTGCTCAGCCACTCGCACCCCAGCGCCCTCGGCCTGCACACGCCCCAGCACCCTCCCGTGCTCTGA